From the genome of Azospirillum fermentarium:
AGAAGCCCCGCCCCACGTCCCCCATCACCGGGTCGCAGCAATAGAGCGCGTCGGGCCGCGCCGTCTTGACCCGCGCCACCGCCGACAGGATGACGGTGCCCATGGCGGCATCGCCCATATACCCCGACAGCACGGCATCGCACGAATCGAGCGCACCGCGCTCCCCCACCCCCTCCAACACCTGCTCCACATGGGCGGGGGTGAACACATCCCCCTTCCACGAGCCGTAGCCGGTGTGGTTGGAAAACTGCACCGTGTTGACGGCGATGACGTCACAGCCCAGCCGCTGCAGCGGGAACACCGCGGCGCGGTTTCCGACATAGCCGTAGGCAACGTGGGATTGGATCGACAGGACGGTCTTCATAGGCGGAAGGATGAATCAGCTTGGCCGTACTGTCCACCGTGGGATTGTCATCATGACACGCTCCAGCAATGCTGCAGGGCGGCATCGCCCAGGCATGGCATCCCATTGTTGCAGAAACATGCGGCTATCGTCCCAAGGTTACAGCGACAAAATCGCCCGACACCGTGCTGAAACCCGAATGCACTTCTGGGTGTAACAAGCGGCTGCTAATCTTCGCTGCGCTGCAATGCGGTAGGAGACGACCGGAATGTCCGTGGAATTGATTCGCCTGAAACTGCGCCGTGCCGACGGGACCGTGGCCCTGCTGTCCGGGTCGGTGGTCCTGCATCCCGACGGCATCATCGACTTCTTCGGCGACACCATGGCGCACGCCGACACCATCGCCGCCCTGCTCGACCGCTGCAACGCCGCCCCCCGCCCGCTGGAAGAGGTGCCGCTGGGCGCCATGGTGCGGGACACCGCCGCCGGGCTGACCGCCGACCGCATCCGCATCGGCATCGTCACCGCCCTCTCCCCGCTCTGCCTGCGCCCCGGACAGCCGGTGACGGTGGCCGAGGGGATGGACCCCGACGCGCGTGCGCTGTTGCAGCGCGAACTCGCCACCTTCCGCGCCTCCCGCGCCGGCGGGGTGCGCACACCCATGGCCGCCTGATCCTTGTGCCCCCACAGGGCATGGACAGGACCGGAGCCGGGGGGTATCAGGGGGGTGACCATCACCGCCTTCCGATACGGGGAACGATCCCATGGCCATGACCGTCCGTCCGCGCCGCAGCGTGCTCTATATGCCGGGCTCCAACGCCCGCGCGCTGGAAAAGGGCCGCAGCCTGCCCGCCGACGGGCTGATTCTCGACCTTGAGGACGCGGTGGCCCCCGACGCCAAGGCCGACGCCCGCGCCACCATCCGCGCCGCGGTGGCCGCCGGCGGGTACGGCGGGCGGGAAATCATCATCCGCGCCAATGGGCTGAACACCCCCTGGGGTTATGACGATCTGGTGATGGCGGCATCCAGCGGCGCCGACGCCGTGCTGCTGCCCAAGGTGGAGAGCGCCGACATGGTGCGGCAGGCCGAATCGGTGCTGGCCGCCGCCGGGGCGCCCGCGGATCTGCGCCTGTGGTGCATGATGGAAACCCCCATGGGCATGCTGAACGCGCGCGAGATCGCCGGATCCACCCCGCGTCTGGGCGGGCTGGTGATGGGCACCTCGGATCTTGCCAAGGATCTGCACGCCGCCCACACCCGTGACCGGCTGCCCATGATCACCAGCCTGGGGCTGTGCCTGCTGGCGGCGCGGGCCTATGGGCTGGCGATTCTCGATGGGGTGCATCTGGACCTGAACGACGATGACGGCTTCGCCGCCTCCTGCGTCCAGGGGTGCCAACTGGGCTTCGACGGCAAGACCCTGATCCATCCCAAGACGATTGCCGCCTGCAACGCCGCCTTCGCCCCGTCGGAGGCCGAGGTCACCCACGCCCGCCGCATCACCGCGGCCCACGCCGCCGCCGTGGCCGCGGGCCAGGGGGTGGTGCTGGTGGATGGGCGGCTGGTGGAAAACCTGCATGTGGAGAACGCCCGCCGCCTGATCGCGCTGGCCGATGCCATCGCCGCCCAGGAATCCGGTGGAGATTCCTCGGGCGGCTGAGAATCCGTCATCCCTTCGGGAACCAAAGCCTTCGCCGCCGGTTAACGGGACATGGCAGAGGTGGAGGTGTTCCCATGACGGCAAAGGAGGCCGGACGGACGTCGAACCGGGGTTTCGCGTCCATGGACCCGGAAAAGCAGCGGGAAATCGCGGCCAAGGGGGGCGAGAGCGTGCCCGCCGCCAAGCGCAGCTTTTCCCGCAACCCGGAACTGGCGGCGGAAGCCGGGCGCAAGGGCGGGCGCAGCGTCCCGGCTCAGGCCCGCAGCTTCGCCCGCAATCCGGCCCTGGCCGCCGAGGCCGGGCGCAAGGGCGGACAGGCCAGCCACAACAACGGGCAGGGCGGCGGCCGTTCCCGCGGCACCCCGCCCGCCGACTAGGGTTTGATGGGGCGGAGGGTTTCCGCGTCAAACGGCGGCTGGCACGGGGTACCCCGTGCCAGCCCTTTTTCCGTCATGCCGGCGGAAGGTCGCGGAACACATAGCCGACGCCGTAGACGACGCTGATGGGAAGGTCGGCGCAGCAGGCTCCCGCCACCTTGCGCCGCATCCGGCTGATGAGAGCATCCAGGTTGCGGTCGTTGTAGCGCATGGAGGGGCGGTCGAGCGCCGCGATGAGATCGCCGCGCGGCACCGGGGTGCCGCGGCAGCGGAACAGCGCCGCGACGCAGGCGAATTCCGTCGCCGTCAATTGCACCGCCGTACCCGACGGAGCAATCAGCCGCCAGCTTTGCGGCTCCACCCGCCAGCCGGCGGGGGACGGGGCGGGAACGGGGGGTGCATCGCCGGGCCCGGCGGCGGACAGGCGGCGAAGCAGGCCGCGGATGTTCGCTTCGATCTCCCGCAAGCTGGCGTGCTTGACCAGATAGATGTCGGCGCCGCTGGCCAGCCCCTCCACCCTGTCATCGACGCTGGCGAAGCCGGTCAGCATGATGATGCCGCAGGTCAGCCCGTAGCGGCTGCGGATGTCCCGCGCCAGATCGAAACCGTTGCCGTCGGGCAGACCGATATCCAGCACGATCACGTCCGGCAGGCGGACGGCCAGGGCTTGGCGCGCGTCTGCCCCCGACCCCACGCCCGCCGCCTGGAATCCTTTCAGGGACAGGTAATCGACCAGATCGACCCGCGGCCCTTCGGCATCCTCGACCACCAACACTTCGGGCAGCGCATCAGGCATAGCGGGCCTCCGGCATGTCCGTTTCCAGTGGCCGCACCGGCAGGGTCAGGGTGACGCATGTCCCAAGATTGCCGGGGCCGGGATCGTGGCGCATGGTTCCCGCCATTTCTGCGAGGAAACGGCGGGCGATGAAAAGCCCAAGCCCGTTGCCGGAGTGGCGGCCGGTGTTCGATGCGCGGTAGAACCGGCGGCCGATGGACGGGCGCTCCAGATCGGGAATCCCGATTCCCTGGTCGGTGACCGTGACCGTCACCATGCCGTCATGGGCGAGCGCCGACAGAACGACCGGCGTTGGCGGCGGCGAATATTTCAAGGCGTTCTCCACCAGATTGCGCAGAATGGCGATGATCATGCTGGGGTCGGTTTCCAGCCAGACCGGATGGCCGGGGCCGGCGACCTGCACCCGGCGCTCGGCCCCCAGATGGCCCAGCCCCCCCACCACGGTCTGCACCACCGCCATCAGATCCAGCGGCTGCGGCTGGAACTGCACATGGCCGGTGCGTTCGCTGGCGGTGATCCGGTCCACCAGCCCCGCCACGCGGCGGACGCCGGCCCGGATCTCGGTCAGCCGCCGCAGCCCCGCGTCCGGCAGGACGGTGGGCTGAAGCTGGAGCATCTCCGCCGCCCGGTCGATGCCGGTCAGCGGCGTGCGGACCTCGTGCACCACGATGTCCAGCAACTGGCGGTATTCGGCATGGGTTTGCCGTTCGGCGGCCAGAGTGGCCGCAAGCTGCTGTTCCAGATGGCGGCGGCGGTCGATCTCGTGCGCCAGGTCGCGGTTGCGCTGTTCGACCTTCGATTGAAGCCGCGCGCCCAGCATGGCCAGGAAGCACACGAACCACAGGTGATGGGCAACGCCGGATTCGACGATGGTCCAGGGAAAGAACATGGTCGGGTCCATCTCGCCGGTCAGCCGCAGCCAGACGCGGTACAGCGACCATGTTCCCTGCAGCGACAGGTGTATGACGATGCCCGGCAGCAGGGTCCAGCGCAGCCAGGCGCAATCCCCCTGCCGCCGCCACACCACCGGAACCACCGACCCGAACCCGACGCTCAACACCACCGCCCCGGCCAGGGAACGGAAAGCCCCGTCGCCGGGATCGGTGGCCAGGGCGAGCGGCCAATAGATCATCGGGAACAGAATGGAAAAGGGCAACAGCCAGCGCCGGGGCGTTTTCCCCAGAAAAATCATGACCCCGTTCACGCACAACGCCAGGGACGTGTAGACGAGGATGTTGGGCAGATACCCGGTCATGCCGTTCAGAAAGCCGGGGGCGGGCCGGTAGAACGCCCCCCCCACCATCACAGCCACGGCCCCGACAATGAATCCCACCGCGATCAGCCGGACGCCCTGCAAATGCCGGTAGGCATTCCAGATCAGCCCCGCGATACCCGCGTTCACAATCGACATCAGGAAGAGTGTCGCCAGAAGCTCTTTCATATTTCATTCAAAAGTATGCAAAATCAATTTGCCACCTTGATTGTATATTTGATACTCAAAAAATAAAAAGATTCACGTAGCGGGCAGTATATGTGGAGAAAATATTAACAACCGGGAAACCATGTTCATCCCCGTATTAGAGTTTGATCGGTTCAAACGGAATCGTTTGAAGCGTGAATCACACGGAAAAACCAAAAGCTTAGAGTCCTTCAGGTGCTTCAATAAGCACCTGAAGGACTCTAACTATCTGATTTTATGAAATATCAGGGCAGGCAATAAAGAAAAGTGTGATGGCCGATATGATCTTGAAAATGGCGCAGGATGGCGGGGTGAAATGAAAAAGCCCCCTTCCCGGCCCGGGAAGGGGGCTTTTTCAAAACGGCAGGGCCGAAGGATCAGGCGGCCAGCTTGTCCAGCTCGCGCAGGATGCTGTCGCCCATCACGGTGGTGGAGCAGCGGGCCATGCCCGGGGCCATGATGTCGGCGGTGCGCATGCCGCCGCCCAGCACGTTCTGCACGGCCTTTTCGATCAGGCCGGCGTCGGTGTCCAGGTTGAACGAGTAGCGCAGCGCCATGGCGAACGACAGCAGGGTGGCGATGGGGTTGGCCAGATCCTTGCCGGCGATGTCGGGGGCCGACCCGTGGACCGGCTCGTACATGGCCTTGCGGTTGCCGTTGGCGTCCGGGTCACCCAGGGCCGCCGACGGCAGCATGCCCAGCGAGCCGGTCATCATGGCCGCTTCGTCCGACAGGATGTCGCCGAACAGGTTGTCGGTGACGATCACGTCGAACTGCTTGGGGTTGCGGATGAGCTGCATGGCGCCGTTGTCGGCGTACATGTGGTGCAGCTCGACGTCCTGGAATTCCTCCTGGTGCAGGCGGGTCACTTCCTGGCGCCACAGCAGGCCGGATTCCATGACGTTGGCCT
Proteins encoded in this window:
- a CDS encoding HpcH/HpaI aldolase/citrate lyase family protein, giving the protein MAMTVRPRRSVLYMPGSNARALEKGRSLPADGLILDLEDAVAPDAKADARATIRAAVAAGGYGGREIIIRANGLNTPWGYDDLVMAASSGADAVLLPKVESADMVRQAESVLAAAGAPADLRLWCMMETPMGMLNAREIAGSTPRLGGLVMGTSDLAKDLHAAHTRDRLPMITSLGLCLLAARAYGLAILDGVHLDLNDDDGFAASCVQGCQLGFDGKTLIHPKTIAACNAAFAPSEAEVTHARRITAAHAAAVAAGQGVVLVDGRLVENLHVENARRLIALADAIAAQESGGDSSGG
- a CDS encoding response regulator transcription factor encodes the protein MPDALPEVLVVEDAEGPRVDLVDYLSLKGFQAAGVGSGADARQALAVRLPDVIVLDIGLPDGNGFDLARDIRSRYGLTCGIIMLTGFASVDDRVEGLASGADIYLVKHASLREIEANIRGLLRRLSAAGPGDAPPVPAPSPAGWRVEPQSWRLIAPSGTAVQLTATEFACVAALFRCRGTPVPRGDLIAALDRPSMRYNDRNLDALISRMRRKVAGACCADLPISVVYGVGYVFRDLPPA
- a CDS encoding sensor histidine kinase, which codes for MKELLATLFLMSIVNAGIAGLIWNAYRHLQGVRLIAVGFIVGAVAVMVGGAFYRPAPGFLNGMTGYLPNILVYTSLALCVNGVMIFLGKTPRRWLLPFSILFPMIYWPLALATDPGDGAFRSLAGAVVLSVGFGSVVPVVWRRQGDCAWLRWTLLPGIVIHLSLQGTWSLYRVWLRLTGEMDPTMFFPWTIVESGVAHHLWFVCFLAMLGARLQSKVEQRNRDLAHEIDRRRHLEQQLAATLAAERQTHAEYRQLLDIVVHEVRTPLTGIDRAAEMLQLQPTVLPDAGLRRLTEIRAGVRRVAGLVDRITASERTGHVQFQPQPLDLMAVVQTVVGGLGHLGAERRVQVAGPGHPVWLETDPSMIIAILRNLVENALKYSPPPTPVVLSALAHDGMVTVTVTDQGIGIPDLERPSIGRRFYRASNTGRHSGNGLGLFIARRFLAEMAGTMRHDPGPGNLGTCVTLTLPVRPLETDMPEARYA
- a CDS encoding con-10 family general stress protein gives rise to the protein MTAKEAGRTSNRGFASMDPEKQREIAAKGGESVPAAKRSFSRNPELAAEAGRKGGRSVPAQARSFARNPALAAEAGRKGGQASHNNGQGGGRSRGTPPAD